A region of Rickettsiales bacterium DNA encodes the following proteins:
- a CDS encoding glycine--tRNA ligase subunit alpha, whose product MSSFQDIILKLHRFWADQGCVILQPYDVEMGAGTFHPATTLRALGPDHWKAAYVQPSRRPSDGRYGENPNRLQHYYQYQVVLKPSPDNIQQLYLDSLKELGIDPLLHDIRFVEDDWESPTLGAWGLGWEVWCDGMEVTQFTYFQQVGGFECKPVTGELTYGLERLAMYIQGVENVYDLDFNGQGVTYGDVFLANEQQFSAYNLDVADTTLLFRQFDDAEKQCKELLEHKLPLPAYDQCIKASHAFNLLDARGVISVTERAAYIGRVRTLAKGCCEKYLESITPSEIAA is encoded by the coding sequence ATGAGTAGTTTTCAAGATATTATCCTTAAGCTCCATCGTTTTTGGGCTGATCAAGGCTGTGTGATCCTGCAACCGTATGATGTTGAGATGGGTGCTGGAACCTTCCATCCCGCTACCACGTTACGTGCGCTGGGCCCCGACCACTGGAAGGCTGCCTATGTGCAGCCCTCTCGCCGTCCATCTGATGGCCGCTATGGCGAGAACCCCAACCGCCTGCAGCATTACTATCAATATCAAGTGGTGCTGAAGCCTTCGCCGGATAATATTCAACAGCTTTATCTGGATAGTTTGAAAGAGCTTGGCATTGATCCGCTCCTGCATGATATCCGTTTTGTTGAGGATGATTGGGAAAGCCCAACGCTTGGCGCATGGGGCCTGGGCTGGGAAGTCTGGTGTGATGGAATGGAAGTCACCCAATTCACCTATTTCCAACAAGTCGGTGGATTTGAATGTAAGCCAGTAACGGGCGAACTGACTTACGGGTTAGAACGTCTCGCCATGTATATTCAAGGCGTTGAGAATGTGTATGATCTCGACTTTAACGGTCAAGGCGTCACGTATGGCGATGTATTCCTTGCGAATGAACAGCAATTCTCGGCCTACAATCTAGACGTCGCAGATACGACCCTGCTTTTCCGTCAATTCGATGATGCGGAGAAGCAATGTAAGGAGCTGCTAGAACATAAATTGCCGCTGCCGGCTTATGACCAATGCATCAAAGCCAGCCACGCCTTTAACCTGCTCGATGCGCGCGGCGTTATCTCTGTCACGGAACGTGCAGCGTATATTGGCCGTGTGCGTACTCTCGCCAAAGGCTGTTGCGAAAAATATCTAGAATCAATTACTCCAAGTGAGATTGCCGCATGA
- a CDS encoding aspartate 1-decarboxylase codes for MTLTMFKAKIHRATVTNADLHYEGSITVDPDLLEASGILPYEQVDVLDINNGNRFTTYAIESEKRGEGEIQVNGAAAHLVEIGDLLIIIAYAQMSEADAAKHNPTVVLVDKKNKPVK; via the coding sequence ATGACCCTCACTATGTTCAAAGCAAAGATCCATCGCGCGACGGTGACCAATGCAGACTTGCATTATGAAGGCTCGATCACGGTCGACCCTGATTTGCTCGAAGCTTCAGGTATCTTGCCTTATGAGCAGGTCGATGTGCTCGATATCAATAATGGCAATCGCTTTACGACTTACGCGATCGAATCTGAGAAGCGTGGCGAAGGCGAAATTCAAGTCAATGGCGCAGCGGCGCATTTGGTAGAGATTGGCGACTTGCTTATCATCATCGCTTACGCACAAATGAGCGAAGCAGATGCCGCAAAACATAACCCCACTGTCGTGCTAGTGGATAAAAAGAACAAACCGGTAAAATAA